One Pullulanibacillus sp. KACC 23026 DNA segment encodes these proteins:
- a CDS encoding four-carbon acid sugar kinase family protein, translated as MNQKLIGFYGDDFTGSTDAMEALTLSGIRTVLFLKAPSENLLNEQFPDIEAFGIAGVSRSLDGQQMEEELREAFESLKQSKARVCHYKTCSTLDSSPQIGSIGKAIELAVEVFDINQSFIPLVVGVPRLKRFTVFGHHFATLEEETYRLDRHPIMSQHPTTPMDESDLRIHLSKQTHLPIDLLNVLELEQPTNRVKEIIDSKVKTPNQILLFDVLSSNHLEKAGELIWEESENDPFFAVGSSGIEYALTKTLETIGAFKKPHFPPLPSEGPVLVVSGSCSSMTQKQIKSALDYGLIGLKVSGEQLLLSKNRKNYCEQLVQEAIQLLAKGKSVLMYSAFGDNDPDILTTKKGLEANGMDPKETGHLFGEQLGKMSQEIIRKQKIKRVIIAGGDTSGYVLKELDIYAMEMISPVSPGAPLCKAYSYDPNFDDLQICLKGGQMGERDFFIQVSGLIEDHGY; from the coding sequence GTGAATCAAAAATTAATTGGATTCTACGGGGATGATTTTACGGGCTCGACAGATGCGATGGAAGCATTAACCTTAAGCGGGATTCGAACGGTTCTCTTTCTCAAAGCCCCATCTGAGAATTTATTGAATGAACAATTTCCAGATATTGAGGCTTTTGGTATTGCAGGTGTCAGTCGGTCGTTAGATGGACAACAAATGGAAGAAGAGCTTCGAGAAGCCTTTGAGAGTTTAAAACAGTCAAAAGCACGTGTCTGTCATTATAAAACCTGCTCCACATTGGATTCCTCTCCGCAGATTGGAAGCATTGGGAAAGCGATTGAGCTTGCCGTTGAAGTTTTTGATATCAATCAATCCTTTATTCCACTTGTGGTTGGTGTACCGAGATTAAAGAGATTTACCGTATTTGGCCACCACTTTGCAACATTAGAGGAGGAAACATACCGCTTAGACAGACATCCTATTATGTCTCAGCATCCGACAACCCCAATGGATGAATCCGATTTACGGATCCATTTGTCCAAACAAACACACCTTCCTATCGATCTTCTAAACGTTTTGGAATTAGAACAACCGACTAATAGAGTAAAAGAAATCATTGATTCAAAAGTGAAAACCCCTAACCAAATCCTTTTATTTGATGTCTTGAGTTCCAATCACTTGGAAAAAGCAGGTGAATTAATATGGGAGGAGTCCGAAAATGACCCGTTTTTTGCGGTTGGTTCATCAGGGATTGAGTATGCTTTGACGAAAACGCTTGAAACAATAGGTGCCTTTAAAAAGCCTCATTTTCCTCCACTACCATCGGAAGGTCCTGTCCTAGTTGTTTCTGGAAGTTGTTCTTCTATGACACAAAAGCAAATTAAGAGTGCCTTAGATTATGGGTTGATAGGTTTGAAGGTTTCTGGTGAACAGTTGCTTTTATCCAAGAATCGTAAAAATTATTGTGAACAACTTGTTCAAGAGGCCATTCAACTATTAGCTAAAGGGAAATCTGTTCTAATGTATTCGGCATTTGGTGATAATGACCCTGACATTCTCACAACGAAAAAGGGGCTAGAAGCTAATGGGATGGATCCAAAGGAAACGGGTCATTTATTTGGCGAACAGTTAGGAAAAATGAGTCAAGAAATTATTCGGAAACAAAAAATAAAACGGGTCATAATTGCCGGAGGAGATACCTCAGGGTATGTGTTAAAAGAGCTTGATATTTATGCGATGGAAATGATAAGTCCAGTATCTCCAGGGGCTCCTTTATGCAAAGCCTATTCGTATGATCCTAACTTTGATGATCTTCAAATTTGTTTAAAGGGTGGGCAAATGGGAGAACGAGATTTCTTTATTCAAGTTAGCGGGTTAATTGAGGATCATGGTTATTGA
- a CDS encoding Gfo/Idh/MocA family oxidoreductase, with amino-acid sequence MMDVNQLDLDYLPKLPQNKMMGIGIIGAGEIVREAHLPAYKLAGFHVVALSDLIKERAKTLAQQFEISNVYANAEQVINDPEVKIVDIAIPAQFQPEMVEMAAKAGKHVLCQKPLGDTLASARKIVKLCKTYKIKGAVNQQMRWAPGIKASKTIIDRGWLGDLTQATIQVNVHTPFEGWSFLKEIDTLEVMYHSIHYMDAIRYLFGTPEFIYADGMTYPGQKVKGETRTMINMEYPGFKRGLIHDNHNNWATEDDWYATFRFEGTEGIIKGTNGALYNYPMGREDTLRFLSKKVDPNDWFSPILEGKWFPHAFMGTMGELMCAIEEDREPENSAEDNLKTLQMVFATYLSMKEKRRVEVAAL; translated from the coding sequence ATGATGGACGTTAACCAGCTTGACTTGGACTATCTCCCGAAATTGCCCCAAAATAAAATGATGGGAATAGGGATTATTGGAGCAGGAGAGATTGTAAGAGAAGCTCACTTACCGGCTTACAAGCTAGCGGGATTCCATGTCGTAGCGTTGTCAGATCTCATAAAGGAACGGGCCAAAACGCTGGCACAACAATTTGAGATTTCTAATGTGTATGCCAACGCTGAGCAAGTCATTAATGATCCCGAAGTTAAAATTGTGGATATTGCCATTCCGGCGCAATTTCAGCCCGAAATGGTTGAAATGGCAGCCAAGGCGGGGAAGCATGTCTTATGTCAAAAACCTTTAGGGGATACGCTTGCTTCGGCACGGAAAATTGTGAAATTGTGCAAGACCTATAAAATTAAAGGGGCTGTCAATCAACAAATGAGATGGGCTCCGGGAATTAAAGCAAGCAAAACGATCATTGACAGAGGATGGTTAGGCGACTTAACACAGGCTACTATTCAAGTGAATGTTCATACCCCTTTTGAAGGATGGTCATTCCTTAAAGAAATCGACACATTAGAGGTTATGTACCATAGCATTCACTATATGGATGCCATTCGCTATCTCTTTGGAACACCTGAGTTTATCTACGCAGATGGAATGACCTATCCGGGCCAAAAGGTAAAAGGTGAAACCAGAACAATGATTAACATGGAGTATCCAGGTTTTAAAAGAGGCCTGATTCATGATAACCATAACAATTGGGCAACAGAAGATGATTGGTATGCCACCTTTCGATTTGAAGGTACGGAGGGGATTATAAAAGGAACAAATGGCGCTCTTTATAATTATCCAATGGGTAGAGAGGACACGCTCCGCTTTTTATCCAAAAAGGTGGATCCGAACGATTGGTTTTCTCCTATATTAGAGGGGAAATGGTTCCCGCATGCGTTTATGGGGACCATGGGAGAATTAATGTGTGCGATTGAAGAAGATCGAGAACCTGAAAATAGTGCAGAAGATAATCTGAAGACGCTTCAAATGGTCTTTGCAACCTATTTATCTATGAAAGAAAAAAGACGAGTTGAAGTCGCGGCTCTTTAG
- a CDS encoding MaoC/PaaZ C-terminal domain-containing protein, whose amino-acid sequence MLQTKYYEDYDLGNQRETIGRTITETDIVLHAGQTGDFFPHHMDAEWCKTTEFKQRIAHGTLIFSIGVGMTATVINPAAFSYGYDRLRFIKPVLINDTIKVQVSIKDKHDDPKRPEFGRVVELVEVLNQKNETVFVCDHILLVEKREK is encoded by the coding sequence TTGTTACAAACAAAATATTATGAAGATTATGACCTTGGCAATCAGAGAGAAACGATTGGTCGAACTATAACTGAAACGGATATTGTTCTTCATGCGGGACAGACAGGTGATTTTTTTCCTCATCACATGGATGCCGAATGGTGCAAAACAACTGAGTTTAAACAGAGAATTGCTCATGGGACATTAATTTTTTCAATTGGCGTTGGGATGACCGCAACGGTTATTAACCCCGCTGCTTTCTCGTATGGTTATGATCGGTTGAGATTTATTAAACCTGTTTTGATCAATGACACGATTAAAGTTCAAGTCAGTATAAAAGACAAACACGATGATCCTAAGCGACCGGAATTCGGTAGGGTTGTTGAATTGGTAGAAGTTTTAAATCAAAAGAATGAAACGGTCTTTGTCTGTGATCATATATTACTAGTCGAAAAAAGAGAAAAATGA
- a CDS encoding amidohydrolase family protein produces MIIDSHQHFWNFDWLHYAWPTEEEKKIYRNIEASELEPLLKKAGIDKTITVQADDSYADTVYMLDTAEKKDWVAGVVGWVPLNKPDEAHRKLEEFTKNPYFKGVRHLIHMYEDTNWIVKNEVIEGLKVLASFNIPFDFVAIFPDHLNHVPTLAEKIPNLKLVIDHLAKPPIKEKKIEEWALQMSRVAEYPNVYTKVSGLNTAAHWDTWSFEDLNPYLDVAFDLFGANRLMFGSDWPVANLAGGYLKVLNEIKKALGERTKEELDHFFWKTANEFYHLKLENN; encoded by the coding sequence ATGATTATTGATTCTCATCAACATTTTTGGAATTTCGATTGGCTTCATTATGCTTGGCCTACAGAAGAAGAAAAGAAGATTTATCGTAATATAGAAGCCTCTGAACTCGAACCATTGTTGAAAAAAGCCGGTATTGACAAAACGATCACTGTACAAGCCGATGATTCATATGCGGATACAGTTTACATGCTTGATACGGCTGAGAAGAAAGATTGGGTTGCAGGTGTAGTCGGATGGGTACCACTAAATAAACCAGATGAAGCACATCGAAAATTAGAGGAATTTACTAAAAATCCCTATTTTAAAGGGGTGCGACATCTGATCCATATGTATGAGGATACAAATTGGATTGTTAAGAATGAGGTTATAGAAGGATTAAAAGTGTTGGCTTCCTTCAATATTCCGTTTGATTTCGTGGCCATTTTCCCTGATCATTTAAATCATGTGCCAACCTTAGCGGAAAAAATCCCGAATTTAAAACTGGTGATTGATCACCTTGCAAAACCGCCGATTAAAGAAAAAAAGATTGAAGAATGGGCACTCCAAATGAGTCGAGTTGCTGAGTATCCAAATGTTTATACAAAAGTATCTGGATTAAATACGGCTGCTCACTGGGATACTTGGTCTTTTGAAGATCTTAATCCCTATCTTGATGTCGCCTTTGATCTCTTTGGGGCAAATCGCCTAATGTTTGGGAGTGATTGGCCTGTTGCTAATTTAGCAGGTGGTTATTTGAAAGTTCTGAATGAGATCAAGAAAGCATTAGGTGAGCGAACAAAGGAAGAACTCGATCATTTTTTTTGGAAAACAGCAAATGAGTTTTATCATTTAAAACTTGAAAATAATTAG
- a CDS encoding CaiB/BaiF CoA-transferase family protein — protein sequence MKPLCDLLVLDFSQFLSGPSAALRLSDLGARVIKIERPESGDICRSLYISNLELDGDSTLFHSINRNKEGIALDLKDPKSVNLLQQLIAKADILIENFRPGVMKRLDLDYETVKQINPSIIYGEITGYGYDGPWASKPGQDLLVQSLSGLGYLNGNSDQPPVPFGLSVIDMMAGAQLTQGILACLVQRSITGNGSFVQVSLLEAALDLQFEVLTTYLNDQMELPKRSAFNNANVYLGAPYGVYETKDGYLALAMGSIIELSELLSCELLKEFKEPSQWFDERDRIKRLLADHLKTNTTAYWLNRLEPADYWCAEVLSWKELVQQEGFKVLDMVQNVSRDQTVSLLTTRCPIRIDGEIYKSPLASPRIGQDNLRIFKEMLNQV from the coding sequence ATGAAGCCATTATGTGACTTATTGGTTCTTGACTTTAGTCAATTTTTGTCCGGCCCTTCAGCTGCTTTGAGATTGTCGGATCTTGGGGCGAGAGTAATCAAAATTGAACGGCCTGAAAGCGGTGATATATGCAGAAGTCTATATATATCGAATTTAGAGTTAGATGGAGACAGCACGCTGTTTCACTCCATTAATCGAAACAAAGAAGGAATTGCTCTTGATTTAAAAGACCCAAAGAGCGTTAACTTGTTACAACAATTAATTGCCAAAGCAGATATTTTAATAGAAAATTTTCGGCCAGGAGTAATGAAACGACTCGATTTAGATTATGAAACGGTTAAGCAAATAAACCCCAGTATTATATATGGGGAAATTACAGGTTATGGGTATGATGGACCATGGGCTTCAAAGCCAGGGCAGGATTTGCTTGTACAATCCTTATCGGGGCTAGGTTATTTGAATGGAAATTCAGATCAACCGCCTGTTCCGTTCGGGTTATCAGTCATCGATATGATGGCGGGGGCCCAGTTGACCCAAGGAATTCTTGCTTGTTTAGTTCAGAGATCGATTACGGGTAACGGTAGTTTCGTTCAAGTCAGTCTCCTTGAAGCCGCATTAGATTTACAATTTGAAGTTTTAACCACCTATTTAAACGATCAAATGGAGTTACCAAAAAGAAGTGCTTTCAATAACGCCAATGTTTATCTCGGTGCACCATATGGGGTTTATGAAACAAAGGATGGTTACCTTGCATTAGCTATGGGATCCATTATAGAACTTTCAGAATTACTTTCTTGCGAGCTACTTAAAGAATTTAAAGAACCTAGTCAATGGTTTGACGAAAGAGATCGAATTAAACGTTTGCTAGCAGATCATTTAAAAACCAATACAACAGCTTATTGGCTAAACAGGCTCGAGCCAGCTGATTATTGGTGTGCTGAAGTGTTATCTTGGAAGGAATTGGTTCAACAAGAAGGTTTCAAGGTGCTGGATATGGTCCAAAACGTATCGCGAGATCAAACCGTTAGCCTGCTTACTACAAGATGCCCGATAAGAATTGATGGGGAAATCTATAAATCTCCTTTAGCCTCACCGCGAATTGGCCAAGATAACCTAAGAATTTTCAAAGAAATGTTGAATCAAGTTTAA
- a CDS encoding CaiB/BaiF CoA-transferase family protein, which translates to MKPLNGILVLDFSQFLSGPSAALRLADLGARVIKIERPGTGDLSRKLSLKNLVVDGDSIVFHAINRNKESFTANLKDPYELNLVKQLIQRADVLIENFRPGVMEKIGLGYEEVQALNPRLVYGSVTGYGKEGPWKNKPGQDLLVQALSGMTWLNGNKDQPPVPFGLSVADMYAGAHLVQGILACLVRRAKTNEGGRVEVSLLESILDLQFEVLTTFLNDGGQLPERSAINNAHAYLGAPYGIFETKDHFIAIAMGSVIELGQILDCHELTTYSNPDSWFEKRDEIKGLLVEHLRTKTTKEWVERLESANYWCSEVLQWNQLIDHEGFKVLDMLQDISRFSENELITTRCPIRINNQLLKSSKWAPKLGEDTENIKLEFYLN; encoded by the coding sequence ATGAAGCCGCTCAACGGAATTCTTGTATTGGATTTCAGTCAATTTTTATCAGGACCATCTGCTGCTTTAAGGCTTGCAGATTTAGGAGCAAGGGTAATCAAAATTGAACGGCCTGGAACTGGTGATCTTAGTCGGAAACTTTCTTTAAAAAATTTAGTTGTAGATGGAGATAGTATTGTATTTCACGCCATAAATCGAAATAAAGAAAGTTTTACCGCCAATTTAAAAGATCCCTATGAATTAAACCTTGTTAAACAATTAATACAAAGAGCAGATGTTTTGATTGAGAATTTTCGTCCAGGTGTTATGGAGAAGATCGGATTGGGTTATGAGGAGGTTCAGGCTCTTAATCCAAGATTAGTCTACGGGTCTGTTACAGGTTACGGTAAAGAGGGGCCATGGAAAAATAAGCCAGGTCAAGATTTGCTTGTTCAGGCGTTATCGGGAATGACGTGGCTTAATGGCAACAAGGATCAGCCACCTGTTCCCTTTGGTCTTTCGGTAGCAGATATGTACGCGGGGGCTCATCTCGTCCAAGGTATTTTAGCTTGTTTAGTTCGACGGGCCAAGACGAATGAAGGCGGGCGGGTTGAAGTCAGTTTATTAGAATCGATTCTCGATTTACAATTTGAAGTTCTCACAACGTTCTTAAATGATGGCGGTCAATTACCAGAAAGGAGCGCTATTAATAACGCTCATGCTTATCTCGGTGCACCATATGGCATTTTCGAGACAAAAGATCACTTCATAGCCATAGCAATGGGCTCAGTAATAGAGTTAGGCCAGATATTAGATTGCCATGAACTAACCACTTATTCTAATCCAGACTCTTGGTTTGAAAAAAGAGACGAGATTAAAGGATTGCTTGTTGAGCATTTAAGAACAAAAACGACGAAAGAGTGGGTTGAACGGCTTGAATCGGCAAATTATTGGTGCTCTGAAGTTCTACAATGGAATCAGTTGATCGATCATGAAGGATTTAAGGTATTGGATATGCTTCAGGATATTTCACGATTTAGTGAGAATGAGCTGATTACAACGAGATGTCCTATTCGGATCAACAATCAACTCTTAAAATCGAGCAAATGGGCACCTAAGCTTGGGGAAGATACAGAGAACATCAAGTTGGAATTTTATTTAAATTAA
- a CDS encoding extracellular solute-binding protein has product MVKLKGITWNHSRGYTSIVATSQRFMEINPNVEITWDKRSLQEFADYPIDELAEKYDLLVIDHPWAGFAADKGILLRLEKYLPKSYLQDQAENSVGKSFESYNFDGYQSALVIDAAAPVATYRPDLFEKENRPLPKTWEDLIELAKEKKVVYAGYPINNLMEFYMMCRTQDGYLFNGSEVVNQELGIQVLEQLRELASYCTDEMFDWEPISVYEAMSTRDDLFYCPFAYGYSNYSREGYAKNLLISTDLIELNGKKLISTLGGTGLAISNNCKKLDKAIDFVKYAASPDIQRTLYFENGGQPGHRKAWLDTEVNRRTHHFFKATLPALDRAYLRPRYSGYFHFQDHAGDLIRDYVRYGGKPDKVMDQLNNFYQESLQGERV; this is encoded by the coding sequence ATGGTTAAATTAAAAGGAATTACTTGGAATCATAGTCGTGGTTATACGTCCATCGTGGCAACCTCCCAAAGATTTATGGAGATCAATCCAAACGTTGAAATAACTTGGGATAAGCGGTCTCTTCAAGAATTTGCGGATTACCCAATAGACGAGCTTGCCGAAAAATATGATTTGCTTGTTATTGACCATCCGTGGGCGGGTTTTGCTGCAGATAAAGGGATATTACTAAGGTTAGAAAAGTATTTACCCAAGAGCTATTTACAAGACCAAGCAGAAAATTCGGTAGGGAAATCCTTTGAAAGTTATAACTTTGATGGGTACCAAAGTGCTTTAGTCATTGATGCAGCTGCTCCAGTCGCCACGTATCGTCCAGATTTATTTGAAAAGGAAAATCGACCATTACCTAAAACCTGGGAAGATTTAATAGAGTTAGCGAAAGAAAAGAAAGTGGTGTATGCAGGTTATCCAATTAATAACTTAATGGAATTTTATATGATGTGCCGCACTCAAGACGGCTATCTTTTTAACGGATCCGAGGTTGTCAATCAAGAATTAGGCATTCAGGTATTAGAACAATTGCGGGAGCTTGCAAGCTATTGTACAGATGAAATGTTTGACTGGGAACCTATAAGTGTTTATGAAGCCATGTCTACAAGAGATGATTTATTTTATTGTCCATTTGCTTATGGATACTCGAATTATTCAAGAGAAGGTTATGCCAAGAATCTTCTGATCTCAACGGATCTTATTGAATTAAATGGGAAAAAACTTATCTCGACTCTTGGTGGAACGGGACTGGCCATATCAAATAACTGTAAAAAGTTAGATAAAGCCATTGATTTTGTCAAGTATGCGGCTTCACCGGATATTCAAAGAACGCTCTATTTTGAAAATGGCGGGCAGCCAGGACACCGAAAAGCTTGGCTAGACACAGAGGTAAATCGAAGAACACATCATTTTTTTAAAGCCACACTTCCAGCACTTGATAGAGCCTATTTAAGGCCGCGTTATAGCGGTTATTTCCATTTCCAGGATCACGCTGGGGATTTGATTAGGGATTATGTCCGTTATGGTGGGAAGCCGGACAAAGTAATGGATCAGTTAAATAACTTCTATCAAGAATCTTTACAAGGTGAGCGTGTATGA
- a CDS encoding DUF624 domain-containing protein, translated as MKVLGMAGGIYRACEWVMRFASLNLIWVIVNLPIALLIINLLNANQLSQVIFSYAAIGVLIPFLIFPSTTAVFGVVRKWVMKEGDIKVWHSFFNFYKENYLKSMSGGLVITLMWFIVTFYLYSLYLHLGLGLLPVYILIYVVLSVFTLHFFSLTVHFDIKLLSTFKNSFLITIGRPINTLGMALVSCLIVFLSVKIVSFFLPFFIVSLIAYPSFLGFYSHLRRVNNLREVNP; from the coding sequence ATGAAAGTTCTAGGGATGGCAGGAGGGATTTATAGGGCGTGTGAATGGGTGATGCGATTCGCTTCTCTCAATTTGATTTGGGTAATAGTTAATCTTCCCATTGCGCTCTTGATTATAAATCTATTAAATGCTAACCAATTATCTCAAGTGATCTTTTCCTACGCTGCAATTGGGGTGCTCATTCCATTTCTTATTTTTCCTTCAACAACCGCTGTATTTGGAGTTGTTCGAAAATGGGTGATGAAAGAAGGAGACATTAAAGTTTGGCATTCCTTTTTTAACTTTTACAAGGAAAACTATCTTAAGAGTATGAGTGGCGGATTGGTCATTACCTTGATGTGGTTTATTGTAACCTTTTATTTGTATTCGCTTTATTTACACCTAGGGCTTGGTTTATTACCTGTTTATATTTTGATATATGTCGTCTTGTCTGTATTTACCTTGCATTTCTTTTCACTAACAGTCCATTTTGATATTAAACTTCTTTCAACTTTTAAAAATTCTTTCTTAATTACGATTGGACGACCGATTAATACGTTAGGGATGGCTTTAGTAAGTTGTTTGATCGTGTTTCTTAGTGTTAAGATTGTGAGTTTTTTTCTCCCATTTTTTATTGTCTCATTGATCGCCTATCCTTCGTTTTTAGGCTTTTACTCGCATCTTAGGAGAGTAAACAACTTAAGAGAGGTTAATCCATAA
- a CDS encoding GDSL-type esterase/lipase family protein has product MNRPELIRPGMFGGIVSADTRRNVFDYHNEVIVAHNASIDFVFIGDSITDMWDLETYFGRSGRRIVNRGIGGDMTPYVKRRFEADVIQLKPTYTVIKIGINNTWALDAWNKKDLRTADSIRDELLNDIKDMVQLAMDAGIKPIVCSLLPTCIATNKQTEARNDLVIEINKQLKEQTENQNGIFINYHSSMTDNSGKALREELADDGLHPNVLGYDIMAEVLRRELKMHEIEI; this is encoded by the coding sequence ATGAATAGGCCGGAACTAATAAGACCAGGGATGTTTGGTGGCATTGTTTCTGCAGATACAAGACGCAATGTATTTGATTACCATAATGAAGTTATAGTGGCGCATAACGCGTCAATTGATTTTGTATTTATTGGAGACTCGATCACAGATATGTGGGATCTTGAAACGTATTTTGGTAGGAGTGGAAGACGCATTGTAAATCGTGGGATTGGCGGTGATATGACGCCTTACGTTAAAAGACGCTTTGAAGCGGATGTTATTCAACTCAAGCCTACCTATACGGTAATAAAGATTGGAATCAATAACACTTGGGCATTAGATGCCTGGAATAAGAAGGATTTAAGAACAGCTGATTCAATAAGAGATGAACTTTTAAATGATATCAAGGACATGGTGCAGTTAGCAATGGATGCCGGAATTAAACCAATTGTCTGTTCATTGCTTCCAACCTGTATTGCAACAAATAAACAAACCGAGGCCAGAAATGATCTTGTCATTGAAATTAATAAGCAATTAAAAGAACAAACTGAAAATCAAAATGGGATCTTCATCAACTATCATTCTTCTATGACAGATAATAGTGGAAAGGCTTTGAGAGAGGAATTGGCGGACGATGGCTTACATCCAAATGTTTTAGGCTATGACATAATGGCGGAAGTTTTGCGCCGTGAGCTTAAAATGCATGAAATAGAAATTTAA